The following are from one region of the Magallana gigas chromosome 6, xbMagGiga1.1, whole genome shotgun sequence genome:
- the LOC136276146 gene encoding plasminogen-like, giving the protein MEYRGDGIRLDIKTAKQNLTSLQNSPEWMTIKVNLDKSDDGHQVIMTPVLISSSVNFKIKYIRIQTTPCKDCFACMEDSLCIQKEKFCDMIVDCPDNSDEKNCAIDFSKCKMTTKGLDYYGDVSRTISGITCQRWDSQFPHGHSFYPQQEQASLQKNYCRNPNYSRDLWCYTADRKTKWEWCNVPVCECRDTPKGEAYIGKISRTVNGRQCVRWDSINISKHEYINNSEFTEKLSDHENYCRNPDQRQSPWCFTETSGGFWDYCNIAFCRRSEYNLF; this is encoded by the exons ATGGAATACCGTGGCGATGGCATACGTTTAGATATAAAAACTGCCAAACAAAACTTGACGAGTCTCCAGAACAGCCCAGAGTGGATGACTATAAAAGTTAACCTAGATAAATCTGACGATGGTCACCAG GTAATCATGACACCAGTTCTCATTTCATCCTCAGTGAACTTTAAAATAAAGTACATACGCATACAAACCACTCCATGCAAAG ATTGCTTTGCTTGCATGGAGGACAGCTTGTGCATTCAAAAGGAGAAGTTTTGTGATATGATTGTGGATTGTCCCGATAACAGTGACGAAAAGAACTGTG ctatcgacttttcaaaatgtaaaatgacTACAAAGGGATTAGACTACTATGGAGACGTTTCAAGAACCATTTCCGGAATAACATGTCAACGCTGGGACAGTCAGTTCCCGCATGGGCATTCTTTCTACCCACAGCAAGAACAAGCtagtttacaaaaaaattactgTCGAAATCCAAATTATTCTAGAGACCTGTGGTGTTACACAGCAGACAGAAAGACAAAATGGGAATGGTGTAATGTTCCAGTCTGTG AATGTCGAGACACCCCAAAAGGAGAAGCATACATTGGGAAAATCTCGCGCACAGTCAATGGGCGTCAGTGTGTGAGATGGGATAGCATAAACATTTCAAAGCACGAATATATCAACAACAGCGAATTTACAGAAAAACTAAGTGATCATGAAAATTATTGCAGAAATCCCGACCAACGCCAATCGCCATGGTGCTTTACGGAAACATCTGGCGGTTTTTGGGATTATTGCAACATTGCATTTTGTAGACGCAGTGAGTATAATTTGTTCTAA